One genomic segment of Pseudoalteromonas sp. GCY includes these proteins:
- a CDS encoding YfgM family protein — protein MEIYSTEEQQAEAIKRFFRENGTTIVVGAVLGLGGLYGWKAYNQSQIDSAEAASEAYTQVVESDDVLAKSDAFVAANADSNYAVLAAFVAAKEAIDKDDLKLAAEKLTWAADNVANAELKATALLRLARVQASQSQYEQALATLAKPMPEAFKAQLAEIQGDIYLAQGDKDKARSAYQSALEAAEGNSNPMLQIKLDDLAQKTTV, from the coding sequence ATGGAAATTTATTCAACAGAAGAACAACAAGCAGAAGCAATAAAACGATTTTTCCGTGAAAATGGTACAACGATTGTAGTCGGTGCCGTGCTTGGTTTAGGTGGTCTGTATGGCTGGAAAGCGTATAACCAAAGCCAGATCGATAGCGCAGAAGCAGCATCAGAAGCATACACTCAGGTTGTTGAAAGTGACGATGTACTAGCAAAAAGCGACGCCTTTGTTGCTGCAAATGCAGATTCTAACTACGCCGTGTTAGCGGCTTTCGTTGCTGCTAAAGAGGCAATCGACAAAGACGATCTTAAGCTAGCTGCTGAGAAGCTAACTTGGGCGGCTGATAATGTTGCCAACGCTGAGCTAAAAGCAACGGCTTTATTAAGACTTGCACGTGTACAAGCGTCTCAGTCTCAATACGAACAAGCACTTGCAACACTGGCTAAGCCAATGCCGGAAGCGTTTAAGGCGCAGCTTGCTGAGATCCAAGGTGATATTTACCTTGCCCAAGGCGATAAAGATAAAGCACGTAGTGCTTATCAATCGGCATTAGAAGCGGCGGAAGGCAATAGCAACCCTATGCTGCAAATTAAACTGGATGATCTTGCACAAAAGACAACGGTTTAA